One segment of Brassica napus cultivar Da-Ae chromosome C3, Da-Ae, whole genome shotgun sequence DNA contains the following:
- the LOC106390854 gene encoding transcription factor MYB82-like, giving the protein MERKEEEMKSHVRRGLWKPEEDMILRNCVESHGEGNWADISRRSGLKRGGKSCRLRWKNYLRPNIKRGGMSPQEQDLIIRMHKLLGNRWSLIAGRLPGRTDNEVKNYWNTHLNKKSNSRKQNATESVEAPTDKPVMSTGVRDSHGDQGEGEEGTTNWMEESNCLAYDDHIGSPLPLISHYTDTFLFDPCFAFMDCFPLL; this is encoded by the exons ATGGagagaaaggaagaagaaatgAAGTCTCATGTGAGAAGAGGGTTGTGGAAACCTGAAGAAGACATGATATTGAGAAACTGTGTCGAGTCTCATGGAGAAGGAAACTGGGCAGACATCTCTCGTCGGTCAGGGTTGAAGAGAGGTGGCAAAAGCTGTAGGTTGAGATGGAAGAATTATCTAAGACCAAATATCAAAAGAGGAGGCATGTCACCTCAAGAACAAGACCTCATCATCCGCATGCATAAGCTTCTCGGAAACCG ATGGTCGTTGATCGCTGGTCGACTTCCGGGTCGGACTGACAACGAAGTCAAGAACTACTGGAATACACATTTGAACAAGAAGTCCAATTCCAGGAAACAGAACGCAACTGAGTCAGTGGAAGCTCCTACCGACAAGCCAGTTATGTCTACAGGAGTGAGAGATAGCCATGGAGatcaaggagaaggagaagaaggcactACTAATTGGATGGAGGAGTCTAACTGTTTGGCTTATGACGACCACATAGGATCTCCCCTGCCTCTCATCTCTCATTACACAGACACTTTTTTGTTTGACCCATGTTTCGCCTTCATGGATTGCTTTCCTCTGCTTTAG